A genomic region of Ictalurus furcatus strain D&B chromosome 29, Billie_1.0, whole genome shotgun sequence contains the following coding sequences:
- the c29h11orf68 gene encoding UPF0696 protein C11orf68 homolog has product MEEEDDHPEALSAEDYAAEAMAADLDPWIVFDARKTPRAEFPSWLESNRPSLVSRFGDDVSGPVGWIAVYGTSHCPSKGDVSGLQESWERLRSSGRAITFQTIKEIALNHNVLTGKWLMHLDTGFKVDHAWECVARAILDGKISVAKVSPRDPNSDGKHVICVYNQNFADEEQVMQLDAAIRATGIKCPLSYKPDVYTYLGIYRNNRWKLCPTIYESKFDLECVPRRSHITNKVTNLEVT; this is encoded by the coding sequence ATGGAGGAAGAAGACGACCACCCCGAAGCTCTTTCAGCGGAGGATTACGCTGCCGAGGCGATGGCGGCCGATCTGGATCCTTGGATCGTATTCGACGCCCGCAAAACTCCCAGAGCCGAGTTCCCAAGTTGGCTCGAGTCCAATCGTCCCTCGTTGGTGAGCCGCTTCGGGGACGACGTCTCGGGGCCTGTAGGGTGGATCGCCGTGTACGGCACCAGCCACTGCCCGAGCAAAGGCGACGTCTCGGGCTTGCAGGAGAGCTGGGAAAGACTTCGCTCCAGCGGCCGAGCCATCACTTTCCAGACCATTAAAGAGATCGCACTGAACCACAACGTGCTCACGGGGAAATGGCTGATGCACTTGGACACGGGTTTCAAAGTGGACCACGCGTGGGAGTGCGTCGCGAGAGCCATCCTGGACGGGAAGATCTCCGTGGCCAAAGTGAGTCCACGCGACCCCAACTCGGACGGCAAGCACGTCATTTGCGTCTACAACCAGAACTTCGCTGACGAGGAGCAGGTGATGCAGCTGGACGCGGCCATCAGGGCGACGGGCATCAAGTGTCCTCTGTCTTACAAGCCAGACGTCTACACGTACCTCGGGATTTACAGGAATAACCGCTGGAAGCTGTGTCCCACGATTTACGAGAGCAAGTTCGATCTGGAGTGCGTGCCTCGCCGCTCACACATCACCAACAAAGTCACCAACTTGGAGGTCACATAG
- the rela gene encoding transcription factor p65: MAEMYDWRQSTVQQGSPYIEIIEQPKARGMRFRYKCEGRSAGSIPGEKSNDSTKTHPAIKVHNYSGPIRVKISLVTKNPPYKPHPHELVGKDCKHGYYEADLPERRVHSFQNLGIQCVKKKDVAEAVSCRLQTQNNPFNIPEAKVWEEEYDLNAVRLCFQATITLATGELYALEPVISQPIYDNRAPNTAELKICRVNRNSGSCRGGDEIFLLCDKVQKEDIEVRFFRDSWESKGSFSQADVHRQVAIVFRTPPYCDTNLTEPVRVKMQLRRPSDREVSEPMDFQYLPADPDEYRLMEKRKRTEGMLQNLKLSNIMPDANPARNVTTARRTLPAPKPLATASAPPVVNPVPCMGPVKPPSLFNTPAPGLLFTQTQTESTPSNGDGWKFFTNVKVQPSAIPAPSVAQDFRTVNLSDLHGFSFPTFPPSVPDQSNSGSRRDGTGANGAGTMVTQEVQNTYASSISLMDNEIPEFPSFSEVQTSDVENINTDDFQALLGQSGDGTSATSVCHANAAGSMAVDNALGSSGAEQAARNLGNGTWMSFPQSIINFLQNEPMPDEGMAGTSAVPDTLDDIDFPSIDEDRLMSMLNSGNQVSFLSGHPT; encoded by the exons ATGGCCG AAATGTACGACTGGAGACAGTCCACTGTGCAGCAag GCTCGCCGTACATCGAGATCATCGAGCAGCCCAAGGCGAGAGGGATGCGCTTCCGTTATAAATGCGAGGGCAGATCAGCTGGCAGCATACCCGGCGAAAAAAGCAACGATTCCACCAAAACACACCCAGCCATCAAG GTGCATAACTACAGCGGCCCAATCAGAGTGAAGATCTCCTTGGTTACCAAGAACCCGCCGTACAAGCCGCACCCACACGAGCTGGTGGGAAAAGACTGTAAACACGGCTACTACGAAGCTGACCTGCCCGAGAGACGGgttcacag TTTCCAGAATCTCGGTATTCAGTGTGTGAAGAAGAAGGATGTGGCCGAAGCCGTTTCCTGTCGCCTGCAGACACAGAACAACCCTTTTAACA TTCCCGAAGCCAAAGTGTGGGAGGAGGAGTACGACCTGAACGCCGTCCGCCTCTGTTTCCAGGCAACCATCACCCTGGCAACCGGCGAGCTGTACGCTCTGGAGCCTGTCATCTCTCAGCCCATCTACGACAACA GAGCTCCGAACACAGCCGAGCTAAAGATCTGTCGCGTGAACAGGAACTCTGGCAGCTGCCGGGGCGGAGATGAAATCTTCCTACTGTGTGACAAAGTGCAaaaag aGGACATCGAGGTGCGCTTCTTCCGAGACTCGTGGGAAAGTAAAGGCTCGTTCTCTCAGGCCGACGTCCACAGGCAGGTCGCCATCGTGTTCCGCACGCCGCCCTACTGCGATACGAACCTGACGGAGCCGGTGAGAGTGAAGATGCAGCTCCGCAGGCCGTCAGACCGCGAGGTCAGCGAGCCCATGGACTTCCAGTATCTCCCCGCCGACCCAG ATGAGTACAGGCTGATGGAGAAGAGGAAGCGGACGGAGGGAATGCTCCAGAACCTCAAACTGAGCAACATCATGCCAG atgcCAACCCTGCGAGGAATGTCACTACTGCCAGAAGAACACTTCCAGCTCCGAAACCCCTGGCTACTGCCAGTGCTCCACCAG TGGTGAATCCTGTGCCATGCATGGGTCCAGTGAAGCCTCCGTCTTTGTTCAACACTCCCGCTCCAGGCCTTCTGTTCACTCAGACCCAAACCGAGTCGACGCCCTCTAACGGAGACGGATGGAAGTTTTTCACCAACGTCAAAGTGCAGCCTTCTGCCATTCCAGCTCCGTCCGTCGCTCAAGACTTCCGCACGGTCAATCTCTCCGACCTGCACGGCTTCTCCTTTCCTACGTTCCCTCCCTCCGTTCCAGATCAGTCCAACTCGGGCAGCAGGAGGGACGGAACCGGGGCTAACGGAGCTGGTACCATGGTGACCCAAGAGGTCCAAAATACGTACGCCTCTTCCATCAGCCTGATGGATAACGAGATTCCTGAGTTCCCGAGCTTTTCCGAAGTCCAGACGTCAGACGTGGAGAACATCAACACTGACGATTTTCAGGCGCTGCTGGGTCAAAGCGGAGACGGCACTTCGGCTACTTCCGTATGTCACGCCAACGCGGCAGGAAGCATGGCCGTCGATAACGCGCTGGGTTCCAGCGGTGCCGAGCAGGCGGCGAGAAACCTGGGCAACGGAACCTGGATGAGTTTCCCACAAAGCATCATCAACTTTCTGCAGAACGAGCCGATGCCGGACGAGGGGATGGCCGGCACATCAGCCGTACCTGACACCCTCGACGACATAGACTTCCCCTCCATAGACGAGGATCGCCTCATGTCCATGTTGAACAGCGGCAACCAAGTCAGCTTCCTGTCCGGGCATCCCACTTAG